In Alosa sapidissima isolate fAloSap1 chromosome 5, fAloSap1.pri, whole genome shotgun sequence, the genomic stretch gttcattgctttttgtgagactgtttctacttatctcagtaaggaaaataaatcaagagcctatgttgagtacaaatatgtcttctgaaggcttaaacagagcccagccaaaaactgcAATAAAATTTGTATAAACTTtttttgagggacagctatgaccatgcaggattatccagaccaaacgtgacgattttgctacatactattcctatttatgtaccagcatgcaaaatttgagcctcctacatggtttagttcttgcgctgtgggcttgtgaactttgacaaaaaaaagaggctggacaaaatcgacacccccctccccctgtaaaactggctgtatcttggaaagtattgatcttacataagagtaattttacaatgtgtctcctgggtaacataggtacacctggtaattttttcagaattttttgagacctaagtgcgtgggccctggttgaactgacgtggaatgaccctgttcatagacttcagttcagcattcaataccataataccacaacaactcatcagcaaactggacaagctccctctgcaactggctgctggacttcctgttgcagagaccacaagcagtacgtgtcgggaacaACACCTCAAACACTCTGATCCTGAGCACGGGGCCCccgcaagggtgtgtgctcagccccctgctcttcacactgctaacacatgactgtacaaccactcacagctccaaccatctggtgaagtttgcggacaacacaacactggtgggcctcatcactaagggcgatgaggctcactatagagaagaagtagacctgctggctaaatggtgcaaagacaacaacctcctgctgaatgtcagcaagaccaaggagattgttgtcaactttcagagaggccacaaacaactgccaccactgtccatcgacagagattctgtggagagagtgagcagcacaaaattcctgggggtgcacatcagcgacgacctctcctggaccaccaacacagcatcactggcgaagaaagcccagcagcgcctctacttcttgcgcaaattgaagacggcaagtgccacgcctcccgtcatgaccacattctacagagggaccatcaagagcatcgtgtccagctgcatcacagtgtggggcggaagctgcacagatcagaaccggaagaccctccagcgcattgttaacacagctaagaggatcattggagcaccactcccctccctacaggacatttacaccacccgcctcacccgcaaagcactaatgattgtcaaggacacaacccaccctgcacacaaactgttcagcctcctgccctctggaaagaggtacaggagcctctgctcccacaccaccagacttgcaagcagcttcatccaccaagcaatcaggatgctgaacactctacccactctcccatcactgacagcccccccacccaccagccagccagggtCCTAGGttcctgtctaccctaaccccccaacaccccccccctaggaccgccctgtggaactgcactgtgactgcgcagcctaacgtgttgctgcttcatatcaagcctgatatacttgaaatgactgcatatcaatgtaaatatacagtacacacaagcacaagtttaaacttcatgtaaatgttatcaatgttatttatcactctgccacaatgctgctgctactactactctgtcagaaggttacgctaggactatgtaaatatacaacacaactacctctatttttttgatatatgttctatatttctatattttgatatatgttctatatttcagtctcgcactttaatgtctgtatgtggtatgtctgtatatttttattttttattgtctatggctatgtctatgtctaaagtatgtctatgtctgtatttaaagtatgtctatgtctgcatgggaaagtaagaaacgaaatttcaattctttgtatgaccagtgcatgtaaagaaattgacaataaagccgacttgacttgacttgactttaaaaTGCGTGGTAATGAGAAATTGGAGTAACGGTAATGAGATGTCCTTGACTAAGTTGGCAAATAACACAAAATGCTAGCAAGCTATGTAACCTTAACCTTTACAAAATTAGTCTTATATTGTCTTTATCATCataaaatataatttaaaatattttttaaaagcaTTGGGTATCGCAGCATATAGGTAAtgataatcaacagtgtaacAGAATAAAGATTCTATGACATTTACACAAATATCATgatgtgagagaagagagaacaactaaacttgattgcattttaaaCCTTTTGTCCCAAGTGATGCATCATGGGTCTGCTTGTTAATTTAATGGAACAGTGTACTTTTTATAGGCAGGCAAGTCGCATTACGGTAATGAGGAACATTTAGTGTGGACACAATATTTTTACAATAAATGTAACCTTTCCTTTTGCAAAAtatcataaatataaatattaaccATAAATATAGACATTTTTACACAACTTTGCATAATCTTCTTCAATTTATGTAAAAAGGATTTTTCATGAaattaaaacaaacatacaaaaataatggatCCGGACACATTTCGGTAATGAGAATTcactgtgatttttggttaAATTGCTATGAAATAGTGTTATAATAATGATAGTAAAAACCATCTGTCCCTATAGTATTCTTTACTGTCTTTGTAGAAAATATCATAGTTACTATtaataaaatattgttttcagaaaatagaACCTGGACATGTTAACCACAGCTTCATGAGAATCACCCACTGAAATGTTGTTATATCTTTTTGAACATACTCTAAACAAAATGTTAACAGTATTTGACAACATGGTCAATAAATGATTCCTGATGTCTTGAATACGAAGCCAAAGTTATGttagaaaataaagaaatatcTGAAAATTACTatatagcctaataataaaatCCAGGGCAGCCAGGTGACTAACATCACCACTATCTTGTAATATTAAAGGTGCAATATGTAAGATGtttaccttaatataacctcTATGAAgtcaatttgatggtaaacgaacttgtaataggggaatcGTTCACCCAGCATAGCCATAGAGCACAGCAGTAGCGGGTCGTTACTGAGAGAACCAGCAATGCAACTTCATGAATTTCCGAAGACATCTctcgagaatcgtgaaacattaccatttcagtagatacagctctttggagatagtttttacCTCTTATTAGTCCTTTGCttcctccacaacaaaagcatttccattgtgtacagggggaacaagccatgagaaatatttacacacacacacacacacacacacacacacatatacacacacacacacacacacacacacacacagagatggacGGACCTGATTACAGTGCCCTCTGTGCAAGGCTACCAGGCCCCAGCTGTCACATCCAGTGCCTTAATATTCTCAACTGAGAGAGACATTCAGTTATAATGGTATACCTTCTATGCATTTTTGGGCTTGCACTCAACAAATATTTATTAGATTGTTTCCATCGCATGCGTACCGGTACTTCTAATACAGCTAACCTTTCTGAAATAAAAGAACTTTTGGATTGTGCAGGTAAACAACTGAATATATGTATCAGGCCAGTTTTAATCCTGATGAGCTCTTCCTCCTTcagacatacacattctttTCATATTGACTACATGTGCTCTCTGATAGAGATCTGCTGGTCTTGTGAGATCTTGTGTGGGGCTGGGGTGGAAGTGCtctacagaagaaaaaaaagagagtatAAGGGGAAACTTAAATGTGCATGAGtgttgtattcacaacataatatggatagacacacacattttgttttctgCTGTCTCCAGGTTGCAGGTGCATAGCAAAAGGGACCCACTGCAGAGAGCAAGCACAGCTGAGCTCCAGCCAATATACAGACCCTTTCCAATCTCATACCTGCATACATACAATACAGATAATACTCAGCAAATAATTAGCAACTTCAATTCAATAGGTTACTTCACAAGGTCATTAATTGTGAACCTAGATTTCCCTTACTTGTGAAAGTACTACTACTTGTGTTATTTTGCATGTTGACAATGATGATTATCAGTAGTAGTAATCTGTGTTTACACACAAATCTGTGTTTACACAGGATTACTAATAAATACTCCAGGAAATAAAGTTCTAGAAAGGGTGATGTTTGAAAAGAGAAGAGGTTTTATGTTCAAAGTTTCTAAACAAACTCACTTAATTCCTGGATAGAGTGGGTCAAAAAACTCCTGAGTGATGGTGAAAGCATACCAAGACACTGCAACCATTGTACATAGGCCTaaaggaaaaaaatggtcagttCTTTGAAAACGGCTAACAACTGCAACATGGGAATGTTCTCCACTTTTTCCTTACCCTGCAATAGGAAGCATAATCCACCAAGAGTCACAATTCTTCCCTTAAGGATGTAGTTATCTCCTCCCGCATTTGAGCACTGCATACCAAACAAGGTTGAGATGATCCCAAATGTTCCCAACACTATAGCCGAAATCATAAATGCTCGACATGCCTGAATATAACCttatcaacacacaaacaaacaaacaaaaacgtgACAAAAAAACAGACATACCGTTTTATCCTTCATATGTTATATGCTTGTAAAGTAAACTGAGATACATGATCCgtcggtaggtaggtaggtagctGGCCTTATAGGTGTCAGGTATTCATCGTCTATTCTTGTCCTTTGGCATTTTGCCAGTCATTTATCAGCAACATAGTTCAGATATGCTACAGAGAAATTTCAGCTGCATGTAACCAGTGTATTGGGCGGTAGCCTATCACAGTACTGAGTAGGCCTACCGCCACTACCACTTTTTTTGTACCATAACTTTTTAAAAAGCTGCCGGTACTCTTTTCTGCCTTTTCCACATCAGGTTCTTGGCAGTTCATAATTGAGCATCATAAAATTCTTTATCCAATTTagtcaataggcctacagatatCATATTTTCAGTTTATTTGATTAGCCTATAGCATGCAATATTATCATTTGCATCAAAGCTTTTAATTAACCAATCTagacttaaaggaattatccggagtaaaatacactttagatcaatttacggatgattgggagtacatacgttgagttgacatccaaatcatgtcattcggatgtgtttcgagaaagttcgattttaccgtttttagtcaaaactcgttagcctggaagtgacccgggcatgtcatttcgcctacaaaacgctatttttatacctcttctacagttccaaacaacattacacttacgtggtagtgagtagagggtccctaaagccaaaccgaagtatcccgaggtctttatgtggtcggatagagagtccagaatgaatttcatcaagccagtacctttccggaaatgttgccatcttcaggggaaagtccgtaggagtcgattgttgagtgtggagtaacatgctctggaaattcacaatttcgtcgccgttttaaaaaaaaagaaaaaaaaaaaaaaaaaaaaaaaaaacatagtccagtccatacaacttcatttcaatttcgaaagacatactggactgttttttttttaaaaaaaatttttttttaaaaacggcgacgaaattgtgaatttccagagcgtgttactacagactttcccctgaagatggcagcaaagatggcaacatttccggaaaggtactggcttgatgaaattcattctgggcTCTCTAtctgaccacataaagacctcgggatacttcggtttggctttaggtaccctctactcactaccacgtaagtgtaatgttgtttggaactgtagaagaggtataaaaatagcgttttgtaggcgaaatgacatgcccgggtcacttccaggctaacgagttttgactaaaaactgtaaaatcgaactttctcaaaacacatccgaatgacatgatttggatgtcaactcaaagtatgtactcccaatcatccgtaaattgatcatTGAtcaaaagtgcattttactccggataattcctttaagaccaaactgctctcacatgctttctgctaactgtggcgagttacaaattctgaatctgccttgataattattctaccttgtcttttattacttttttttactacttttgcctttctatgcttttatttgttattattgtttggttttgtttatgtaaagcacattgaatgacctctgtgtatgaaatgcgctatataaataaacttgacttgacttgacttgaaataTATCTTAATGTTTTGTGTGCTCTTGAAATGCATGCCTAATGCATGTCATAAAACGTATACCAGATAGGCCTAACTTAGCAATTTAGATTAAAGGTGTTTGTTATAGGCTTATCTAGCCTGTAATTAAcagtaaaaatatataatggaAAAATATATAATGGAAGTAACAGTAACATTGTTATTGATCtactattttattttttccatcCAGTCTCCAATCTGTTTATTTACAAAACCATGGACAGCATAACAATAAACTTTTAAAATgcaaatacagtagcctactatttgcGAGTTTGCATTGTTTCATCAATCTTACCAGGAAGCGCAAGCATCGACTGAAAATCATGACAATTATAAACTCCCAAGGAATCGCTGGCGCATGACATCCATAGATTTCCATAGATCGTGGAGGTAGTAATGACACTACCCTCTGTGGTCGACTCCCTCCAGTATTTGTCTTGCAAAGATATTCCGATCGTTGCCCAGCCCAGAAAGCCGAAACAAAGAGCCGCAACTTCCAAAATGTCTCTCATTTTTGTTGATCAAAATTCAATGTAAGCTTAGCCCAGCTGATCTGATTTTATTAGTATGATTCAAAGGTTAATATGAGAGATCATCACTGACCCTCGAGTGGTCCCTCCAAGCACTTTGACAACAAGCACTTTGACGGTTTCCTGTAGTCTAAATATTGGGAGCCTATCTATCACTATATACGTCATGTTCTGTCAAATATTTACCAAGTTATTGATTGAGCGGGGAGGCTAGGGCTCATTTGAGGCAATCAATGTGCGGTAGGATGTTACCTATTGATGCATTTAGCCAATGATTACAAATTGGATCCAAAATCAACATGCTTGATTGGACAAACGCTACACTCATGTAAAATATGAAGATGTCACCCtttaattgatttttttttatttcatttcaatgCCTGCTTTGATTATGTTGATGTTTAATCAAAGCACAGTGAATTGTATTCCATTTAATGTCAGTTTATTTGTCTAAAGGGACTGACCTTTTCATGTCTGGGTGTGAAGGCAGTGTCTATCATGGAGGGAGTCCCACAGTGTTAGAATAGTCATAGTGTTCTGTGGTCTGGGAGCTGTGGAGTAGAGTATTGCACCTTGGATCAGCATCTACAGAGATCATCAAGTTCATTTGGTAATAAACGTGCCTCCAGATACAATAAATGCATTACTCTAGTCTTGCTACTGGGTACAAATTCCATGATAATGGCATCCAAATCAATGCTTTACATAGCTACCGATAAATGAAACATGTCCACAACATATGCAAATGCTGAGGTTGTCTTAGCATCACCCATTCTACTACTTTTTGTCTGAAGTGCATGGGGAACTATGTATGTGAGTGCTTCGACacattaaatgttaaatatgtgcTTGCCATTACCTGTAAATCCACCAGTCAGGCACTGGTTGAATAAACATTTGTTGCATACCATGCTAGGGTGAATATACCATGCACTGTGAAAATGTCCAATGCAGTGTTTGacataaaaaagaaaatgagcTTGTTGGACCTCAGTCAGCAGCCTAGAGAGGCTAagccttgtttttgtttgtcctgAAAGCAGATTTTATGACCTCACAGGAATGACCTAAACAGCAAAGGTGACTGGGGGTGGGGTGTACCTCACTGTATATAACAACCATCTTTGAGGAGTCTGACTCCGAGAAATCACAAGGGGTAGAGTAGTACTGTCCTTGAAAGCCTTTATGGCGCATGATTATGGTTCACCATATATCACATACATTAAGGAGGTGTGTGGCCAAAGTACTGCTTGCATATGAAAACCAGAACAGACATAAACAGCTTGCAccaaaaatgtgttgtttatgaAATATCTATTTATTTAAGGCTGGCACATTCAACGTCCAAACTAGATTATGAAAGCACTTAGATACACAATTAAAACATTAGATATCCAAAGGTCTTGGTATAAAAGAATCTTTATATGTACAGTGTATTTATATAACTCAAATACTATTAAAACAAGCATTGTTTGATTTGTTCAGCTTAAGTTTCAGGTCATCTTCAATTACCAACAAGGCAACTTCTTCAGGAAggtaaattaaatgaaatgtaatgaataaaacaattcatccttttatttttttatgattaAGACAACACCTATAAAGCAAAATAATATAACAACATGAAAAACAATTAAGACATGAATTGTATCTCTTGCATAGTTCCCTCCACAGCCAGCATGGGTATTATTTACAAAAAGTCAACAAAACTGAAAAGGTTTGATTTTACGAATGTAATAAACAGACGTTTGATGAAGAAGAGACGTTTTGGCATTCTTTTTGCATGGTTGTTTTGCTGTTCATGTGTTGTTATGGCAATTTACATCCTCACACTGCGTCAGACATTATACATAAGCATTTCTGACATATTGACTGGGCGGCCCCTGGGACATTACTGGACCAGAATAAGTCGTTAATTGAGTAGGAGGCTGGTATGGGTATGGCCTAGGAAAGGAGAAAACATTTTATTTAGTACACTGAACAGAAGACAAACAGAACACTTAGCATCCTTTAAGGTAAAGAACATATTTTAAAGCAAGCAGGACACACAAAAGCTTTTTGTTAAATACACAAAAGGTAGGATCAAGAAGAATGTTGGTCAGACTAaagactgttttgttttttgtctaaGATCTATAGATGACTGATTAACTTATTAACTCACACTTTCTCGTTAGTAGACTCCAGTTTGCACGAACACAGTAGACAACAGCCGCCACAGAGAGCCAGGGTGGCGGAGGACCAGCCAATGTAGAGACCCTGTCCAATTTCATACCTAAAGCACACACAAGATGTACACAATGTTATGAATATAACATATTAAATAAGATATGAACCCATATAAATCGATACCAGATCTAGAAAATATTTGTCTCCACTATGAATGCAGTTTTTTCAATACAGAGAGCTATTCAGTACCGGCCTTGGTTGGAGATGTTGCTTGATTTGTTCATACGTATTTTCCAAAAATAAAGTTTAGGAAATACTTCTTACTTTGTTCCTGGATACACTGGATTAAAGAACTCTTGAGTGATGTTGAAAGCATACCACGAAACTGCAATCATTGTACACAGACCTAGGGCAGGCAAAACATTAAGGGCATAATCATATCAGTTGCAAAaagttgttgtaggcctacattcacGTAAACATTCAGCCATTAGGTGGTACCTTGAAGTAAGAAGAATACTCCACCGATTCCAGCAATCCGTCCTTTCAGTACATAGTTGTCTCCAGCCACCTTTGAACACTGCATGCCCACCAGGGTTGCGATGATCCCAAAAAAACCCATTACAATTGAGGCAATCATGAGCGCACGGGATGCCTGGATGTAACCTTAATGAAAGGAGATAACAATGAAAAACCTAAACAAATGATCGATAAAGAGCCTAAAAGAACAAAGTTTTGTATTTTTGAAAGCCTCGTTCCTCGAAACCTCGTTTCTCTCTGCACTTATAAGATCATAAGAAAacctataaacataaacaagttttctaaaaaaatattttctaaaacaattatttattgtGGCCACAGCCACAAACACAGACCATCTTGGATTAATTTCCTCCCACATCCCATATTTTCATCATTATGAAAGGTCAGTTCATAAAGTCACTGAAAAATCTTGGATGAAGACAAAACCTCGTTAAAAGACTCCAAAAACGAATGCCCACTTTATTTGACAACGTCACAGTTGATTTTGTAAGCTCTACCTTGTATAGGTATCTCGAAAAACAATTGCGCGTCTGTGGGTGAAGATGAGAAACTGAATAATTTGTAGGCTAATATTCTCATGGACGTAAGTTCATCCTGGTACAGCACTGAGAAGTACGGATAACGTGATGAGGTTCTTAAGGGCACGATTAATGTACCAACTCATGTTGTCCATTAAGTCTACATTATGTTTTTACGTACCAGAAAGGGCGAGCAATGACGGAAAATCACGGCAATTGTGGACTCCCGTGGAGTCCGTTGCGCAGGACATCCACAGGTTCTCGTAAATAGTCGAGGTCGTGATAACATTGCCGTCTACAGTGGATACCCTCCAGTACCGATTTGGCAGAGCCACGCCAACCATTATCCAGCCAAGAAAACCCAGAAGAAATGCCACTGCTTCCACAATTGGATTCATGTCCGTACCGCTGATTGATATCGAGATGTTTAAGAACCCAGTTCCACAACCAGCCTTCTTCTCAAGTAAGAAATCCCTTTGCGCGGTCTGTTTGTTGCGCTTTGGTTTGCCCGCACCTTTTCTTCAAAGCATTGAGTCGCAATTTAAACAATGCGCTTCgacatttaatttaaaaaacattgAGTTTGTTGATGCTCGCAAATATTTAACGATCAATGATTAATTCCTCTCATGCCCTTTTGAAAGTACCGCCCTTCCTCACCACTTTTTCGTTTCCATCCCAACCGAGACCACACAAATGTAACAGGTAGACAATTTATCAAAGCCTTGAACAGCACGGCAGTTCAATGTTCAGCCTAGCCACAGCATCTCGGCTGTGGTTCTAAACGTGATGACAGCGTATCACTATCAAtcattgaaaaacaaaaacgagGCTGAAATCCTCTCATAGGCCCTACGTTTTCTGAAACTGCTCGTTAAGCTAACTCTGCTCCACATCTGACAGTACACATAAAAATTGATAAGAAGTTAATAAAGTAGCCCGGGTCATCCTTTTAtcgccaaccccccccccccacaccacagTGATAACGAACACATTTCCTTTTAGAACACTTCACTGATATCATGGATTTTTACATATTTGCATCTCCCTGTTCATCTTATTTTGTTCACATCAGTCAGTTGAAGGAGGAACGTTGAATAATTGGAAGGACCCTGCACTAATAGGTGGCCCACATTGAACAACgttgttattattatgaaaTATTACATTCTCTCATAGGGACCAATATGTctgacaatgtctgacagagcTCCACAGACAATATATTAACAACTTTGGTATTGTAAGTTTCTTACCTAGAGAACATCATTCTATACTGTACTGTTGTACAGTGTACTGTTGTGTTGAGAAGGACCTGATTAATACACGTTACTATGATGTCGAATATATTTTCAGCATTTGTAGATGTATACATTTAGAACCATAGTTGGTCTAACATTTTGCATGAGATTACTATTCAAGTTTGTTGTTTAAAGAAATCATCAAAGGCATTttatgatataggatggcctgcCAGGCTAGCATTTTCTTGCATCTTTACATAGACTCATAATGAAACTTTGCTAGTATTGCCAAAGAACCAAAAAGCTCTACAAAAAATGCACACTCGGCATGTACGCAGTGACGCATGATTGGCAGTCTTGCATCACTCACTGGCTTTGTAAGAGCAAAAATAACTCAGTAAAGACAAATATATGCTCAATATAACCAACAGCAGATGAATATAcctttaaaataacatatacacatacaccgATAATAATCTATTATAGTGAGAATGAGATATTGTAGTATATAGCAAACCCATAGATAATGGACATTATTTTctctttaaaaaatctttgtcaTTTTGATTATCATTGTATGAATATCAGTGATAAAAATGATAACGTCAACAACATACCTGGTAAGGCCAGCAGTGACTGAAAATCAAAGCAGTCGTTGGTATTTGTATCAGTGGCACAGGACATCCAAAGGTTCTCGTAGATGGTGGCAGTTGTAATGGCACTGCCATAGTTGGTCGATTCCTTCCAGTATGGAtgatataatgaaataaaagcCATTATTGTACTCACAAACCCCACTAAAAGCACCACAACTTGTAATATTTCCTTGGTACTAGTATTCATGACTACTCTAACGGACTGCAGTCGTCTGGTGTTGAATTCTACACCTGTGCACCTTATTTGAATGTGATGACTACAGTAATCTTGTAGATGCAAAaactagattttttttctttcatataAGCCTATTCATCAACAACTTGGATGAACCTCAGTCACTGACTAGCCCACAGCTACTATGTGCTGTTCCCGCCCCAGCCATGCCCATCCACGTGCAAGGTATGGATAGCAGGACTGGCAGCATTATTTGTGCAAGGACAATATGCAAACAGACTTGTCTGTTTAAGTCTCTGGAACCAAAAAGGACCAATGATTGATAAAtttatctgaaaatgtactttttTGAAGAACAATGATAAAAATGGTGATATGAAATGTTACATTTATGGTTGTGTTGGGTGAAACCTGGTTTAATATTCATATGTAGTTTCACCAACACTATATCATGAAATTACAGTTtgtctcgatcgttttgatgctCTTGTCAACTCTGATatcacgttctcaaaacagttaacacccgtgtctgaacaaaaggaatctggccaaaatgacacattttgcttgcaaaaggctgttactctctcaaaacacttaaaacatgtatcaaaagcaaatcttgccttcaaacaacacatcctgttgccaaatcactgtgtgatttcaatcaatcattacacactggacaacaaaatgcaaaatctagttctcaaaatgagcatttttgctatgtctgttcaaTTTCTtcctcatttttctggtatcagaaaaaaactgtgaaaagacaaaatgtagcctactgaataaaaaataatgtattcattcctcccaagatgtaattgtcattgacatgtaagacctacagtaaacacctaggcaagacaaatttcattgaactacaactttcatcgaaatagacctacaataaacaccttttgtactgttttcttcaccaaataggcaatatattctaaatgtgcattagatccatatttgcaaatagcaacacagaacagacatggcatctcttatggataatgaatgattgctgattgaagaattgtggaaaggagtttcacacaggtgtatcagagattctaacttatgcaaggaatctataccatctgtgaaaagatgttttcctttttggTGTTTGATGTTGAATGACATCTTGCATACagtaactgttttgcaaaagggtatgagaaatgtgtgaacccaataaaaacgtgtgaacacattcgcaagagatgacttctgctgtgcaaagaaagtgttcatgaagaccaagtggatcccagtttccttaagcaggtcaaagcaatcgagaaaaactgtaaagtgTGTCAA encodes the following:
- the LOC121708906 gene encoding claudin-15-like isoform X1 codes for the protein MRDILEVAALCFGFLGWATIGISLQDKYWRESTTEGSVITTSTIYGNLWMSCASDSLGVYNCHDFQSMLALPGYIQACRAFMISAIVLGTFGIISTLFGMQCSNAGGDNYILKGRIVTLGGLCFLLQGLCTMVAVSWYAFTITQEFFDPLYPGIKYEIGKGLYIGWSSAVLALCSGSLLLCTCNLETAENKIALPPQPHTRSHKTSRSLSESTCSQYEKNVYV
- the LOC121708905 gene encoding claudin-15-like isoform X2 — protein: MNPIVEAVAFLLGFLGWIMVGVALPNRYWRVSTVDGNVITTSTIYENLWMSCATDSTGVHNCRDFPSLLALSGYIQASRALMIASIVMGFFGIIATLVGMQCSKVAGDNYVLKGRIAGIGGVFFLLQGLCTMIAVSWYAFNITQEFFNPVYPGTKYEIGQGLYIGWSSATLALCGGCCLLCSCKLESTNEKVPYPYQPPTQLTTYSGPVMSQGPPSQYVRNAYV
- the LOC121708906 gene encoding claudin-15-like isoform X2, with product MRDILEVAALCFGFLGWATIGISLQDKYWRESTTEGSVITTSTIYGNLWMSCASDSLGVYNCHDFQSMLALPGYIQACRAFMISAIVLGTFGIISTLFGMQCSNAGGDNYILKGRIVTLGGLCFLLQGLCTMVAVSWYAFTITQEFFDPLYPGIKALPPQPHTRSHKTSRSLSESTCSQYEKNVYV
- the LOC121708905 gene encoding claudin-15-like isoform X1, translated to MNTSTKEILQVVVLLVGFVSTIMAFISLYHPYWKESTNYGSAITTATIYENLWMSCATDTNTNDCFDFQSLLALPGYIQASRALMIASIVMGFFGIIATLVGMQCSKVAGDNYVLKGRIAGIGGVFFLLQGLCTMIAVSWYAFNITQEFFNPVYPGTKYEIGQGLYIGWSSATLALCGGCCLLCSCKLESTNEKVPYPYQPPTQLTTYSGPVMSQGPPSQYVRNAYV